Below is a genomic region from Miscanthus floridulus cultivar M001 chromosome 1, ASM1932011v1, whole genome shotgun sequence.
AAAGATTTTAGGTTGGCAACCCTGAAAGCAACCCCTGATGCTCGCCGGCCCTAGGGTTTGGGTGGAAGAGGAACACAGAACACACTACAGCTCTGAATCTATGGCGATCTAGCTCAAGAAAATCTTATTTCTTGTATGCTTTTGATTCTGCAACTTTGTTAATCAGGCctcgttcactttgcaaaaaaagtgaacacgatgaatagtaccactttcgtcttatttgacaaatattgtttaatcatggatcaactaggctcaaaagattcatctcgtgatttccaactaaattgtgtaattagttatttttttacctacatttaatactccatgcaagcggctaaaaattgatgtgataagcggctaaaaattgatgtgatgaaaagagagtgaaaaaacttagaatttagatggcatctaaacaaggccggcCTTAGTTTGGATCTCGTTCTAAATTAGTAGCACGTGTATATATAAGCTTTGTGGAGTGATCAGGGAACTGAAGCGCCGTGCGTGAACAGCTAGTGCGTTCTTCTGAGTTCTGAATTCCGTGAGTGATGGATCTCACGCTTTCACGTGAGTTTTTGCTAGGTACAAGATTACTCGCTCAATCTTCGTCAAACTTTAAGATTTGTAGTCAAATAAAATATGCAAAACTGGCAGAAGTCACCAGCCTCCAACAGACCAATAGATCAAGTAGACGTAGAAAAAAACTTGTTTCTCGTAAAAGAGAGGATTTTTATGTATAAAATCAGAACAGGAAGAAAGAACAGGGAAAGAGACGCACGTCTTAACCCTCCAACTCATGCAACTTTTATTCAGCCACAATATACCATGACATCCATCAGACCATGATAGTATACCATTACAATAGCAGCAATGGCAGCGCACATCATAACCCATGACTTAACAATCTACTATTTCCACACACAAACGGCACGAGCTAAGCAACTGTTACCGGaacctcacaagtcacaactcgGAGCAGTTCAGTTCACTTCAGTCCATAAGCATACGTCATTACGTCTTCACTGACTGGTTCTGAATACATACGACTAGAGCAGTTCCAGATTATTTCTGCAATAATAGTTTGGAGTTTTAGGATTTTTATATACGGTTATTATAATGGAGGGTAGATCGATCTTGCTGTCTCTAGTCTCTTCAGATGGCCAGGACGAGGCCCGGCAGCGACTTTTGCGCGCTGTCGGCGCGGCGGCTCTGCCACAGGCACTTGGGCCCTGCAGCTGCAGACGACGACGCGGCCGAGGGGAAtgcggaggaggaagaagcagaGGCAGCGTCCTGCTGCTTAGACGGAGCGCCTGTAATGTCAGCTTTCTTGGTGGAGGCGGCGGCTCCGGAGCCGGAGAGGAGGGTGACGGTGAGGTCGGTGTTGAAGTACTCCCTGAGCTGGGTGATCACCCCATCGGGCCCCACGGTCCAGGCGTGCACCCAGTAGAGATGGCGCGCGTCGTCGGCGCCGCCCTCGGCGATGACGGTGGACCCGAAGGCGTCGACGGAGCGCGGGGAGAAGACgaatcctcctccgccgccgccgccgccgcggttcTTGTCGTCGCGCTGGTCCGCGCCGGTGAGGAGGCGCATCATGTGCTGGCGCGTGGGGGGCCCATGGAACCACCACTCGAGGTCGGGCGCCAGCAGCTCCTCCGCCCGGCGCGCGTCGCGGGCGTTGAGCGCCTCGTACAGCCGCAGCACCAGGAAGCGGTTGCGCTGCTCCGCCGACTCCCCGGCGGCGAACGCCGGCGCCTCCGCGTCCAGCTCCGCCGTCTTGTGCGGGCGCGGCGACGCCGCCGCTCCCTGACCTCGTGGGGTAGCCAACTAGCTCCTGCCGCGAGCGCCGCGTAGGCTATGGCTTTCCGATCCGATCCTCTCCCCGCTCCGCTCGAGGCTGTGGCTTTGAGAAACTGTCGAGCAGCTTCTGCGACGGAAATGGCTGGATGGGGTGTGTGATGGATGGAGACGAGGACGCGGTGTGGAG
It encodes:
- the LOC136500688 gene encoding senescence associated gene 20-like, whose product is MMRLLTGADQRDDKNRGGGGGGGGFVFSPRSVDAFGSTVIAEGGADDARHLYWVHAWTVGPDGVITQLREYFNTDLTVTLLSGSGAAASTKKADITGAPSKQQDAASASSSSAFPSAASSSAAAGPKCLWQSRRADSAQKSLPGLVLAI